Proteins co-encoded in one Brassica oleracea var. oleracea cultivar TO1000 chromosome C4, BOL, whole genome shotgun sequence genomic window:
- the LOC106340276 gene encoding uncharacterized protein LOC106340276 produces the protein MFDYLYIYVKHNIDFDIDFDSFRCVFNYHRAYLDANEFVDEPDTTGDLLVRLSKEALDGRNATYKTDFEFASVVKANFHYSAGFMFLITFEVRDPYDGLIKPFQARVRHLKHTFTEHVFCRPKPNAGVEYYGTAKTDFEKDTKKQRLE, from the exons ATGTTTGATTATTTATATATATATGTGAAACACAACATCGATTTCGACATCGATTTCGATAGCTTCCGTTGCGTTTTCAACTACCATCGTGCTTACCTCGACGCGAATGAGTTCGTGGATGAGCCAGACACCACTGGAGATTTACTCGTGAGGCTATCCAAGGAAGCCCTCGATGGTCGCAATGCAACATAT AAGACAGATTTCGAGTTTGCCAGCGTTGTTAAAGCCAACTTTCACTACTCTGCTGGATTCATGTTTCTCATAACGTTTGAAGTTCGTGATCCTTATGATGGTCTGATCAAACCATTCCAAGCAAGGGTGCGCCACCTTAAACATACCTTCACCGAGCATGTCTTCTGCAGGCCTAAACCCAACGCCGGAG TGGAATACTATGGGACTGCCAAGACAGATTTCGAGAAAGATACCAAGAAACAAAG ATTGGAGTAG
- the LOC106337318 gene encoding transcription factor HBP-1a-like isoform X1: MASNEMEKSSKEKEPTTPPPPPSSQEPSSAVSAGMATPDWSGFQAYSPMPPHGFVASSPQPHPYMWGVQHMIPPYGTPPHPYVAMYPPGGMYGHPSMPPGSYPYSPYAMPSPNGMTEASGNTTGGTEGGDAKQSEVKEKLPIKRSRGSLGSLNMITGKNNEPGKNSGASANGAYSKSGESASDGSSEGSDANSQNGSGSGQEGKDENGDSANAPRNGTPVSQTVPIMPMPAAGPPTNLNIGMEYWGAPTSAAIPGMHGKASTPVPGVAAPVSRDGSHSQPWLQDDREIKRQKRKQSNRESARRSRLRKQAECDELAQRAELLNEENASLRAEINRLKSQCDELTSENTSLKDQLLSFPSLEGINMDKDDQEPEAYQTGVTERKVDDTYKNST; encoded by the exons ATGGCTAGCAATGAGATGGAGAAATCTAGTAAAGAGAAGGAACCTACAACGCCTCCTCCTCCTCCCTCTTCACAG GAGCCTTCCTCGGCTGTGAGTGCTGGCATGGCTACTCCTGATTGGTCTGGCTTTCAG GCATATTCTCCTATGCCGCCTCATGGTTTTGTGGCGTCAAGTCCACAACCTCACCCTTATATGTGGGGGGTTCAG CATATGATTCCTCCTTATGGAACTCCACCTCATCCGTATGTTGCAATGTATCCCCCAGGTGGCATGTACGGACATCCTTCAATGCCTCCG GGATCTTATCCATATAGCCCCTATGCTATGCCTTCTCCCAATGGAATGACCGAAGCTTCT GGGAATACTACAGGCGGCACTGAGGGTGGTGATGCTAAACAATCCGAAGTGAAGGAAAAATTGCCTATCAAAAGATCAAGAGGAAGCTTGGGAAGTTTGAACATGATTACAGGAAAGAACAATGAGCCTGGGAAAAACTCAGGAGCATCAGCTAATGGAGCTTACTCTAAAAG TGGAGAGAGTGCTTCTGATGGTTCAAGTGAAGGAAGTGATGCGAACTCTCAAAAT GGCTCGGGATCTGGACAAGAAGGGAAGGATG AGAATGGTGATTCTGCTAATGCCCCCCGGAATGGTACACCGGTGAGCCAGACCGTCCCAATCATGCCAATGCCAGCTGCAGGCCCACCGACGAATTTAAACATTGGGATGGAATATTGGGGCGCTCCTACTTCAGCAGCTATCCCTGGAATGCATGGGAAAGCATCTACACCGGTTCCTGGAGTCGCTGCTCCAGTCTCTCGAGATGGTAGCCATTCACAACCCTGGTTACAG GACGATAGAGAAATTAAGCGACAGAAGCGGAAGCAGTCCAATAGGGAGTCTGCTAGAAGATCCAGATTGCGTAAACAG GCGGAATGTGATGAACTGGCACAACGAGCTGAGTTGTTGAATGAAGAAAACGCAAGCCTCAGAGCAGAAATCAACAGGCTCAAAAGCCAGTGCGATGAGCTCACCTCTGAGAATACCTCTCTCAAG GATCAGCTTTTATCATTCCCTTCACTTGAAGGCATTAACATGGACAAGGACGACCAAGAACCAGAAGCCTATCAAACAGGCGTCACAGAGAGAAAGGTTGATGATACCTACAAAAACTCAACGTGA
- the LOC106337318 gene encoding transcription factor HBP-1a-like isoform X2 gives MASNEMEKSSKEKEPTTPPPPPSSQEPSSAVSAGMATPDWSGFQHMIPPYGTPPHPYVAMYPPGGMYGHPSMPPGSYPYSPYAMPSPNGMTEASGNTTGGTEGGDAKQSEVKEKLPIKRSRGSLGSLNMITGKNNEPGKNSGASANGAYSKSGESASDGSSEGSDANSQNGSGSGQEGKDENGDSANAPRNGTPVSQTVPIMPMPAAGPPTNLNIGMEYWGAPTSAAIPGMHGKASTPVPGVAAPVSRDGSHSQPWLQDDREIKRQKRKQSNRESARRSRLRKQAECDELAQRAELLNEENASLRAEINRLKSQCDELTSENTSLKDQLLSFPSLEGINMDKDDQEPEAYQTGVTERKVDDTYKNST, from the exons ATGGCTAGCAATGAGATGGAGAAATCTAGTAAAGAGAAGGAACCTACAACGCCTCCTCCTCCTCCCTCTTCACAG GAGCCTTCCTCGGCTGTGAGTGCTGGCATGGCTACTCCTGATTGGTCTGGCTTTCAG CATATGATTCCTCCTTATGGAACTCCACCTCATCCGTATGTTGCAATGTATCCCCCAGGTGGCATGTACGGACATCCTTCAATGCCTCCG GGATCTTATCCATATAGCCCCTATGCTATGCCTTCTCCCAATGGAATGACCGAAGCTTCT GGGAATACTACAGGCGGCACTGAGGGTGGTGATGCTAAACAATCCGAAGTGAAGGAAAAATTGCCTATCAAAAGATCAAGAGGAAGCTTGGGAAGTTTGAACATGATTACAGGAAAGAACAATGAGCCTGGGAAAAACTCAGGAGCATCAGCTAATGGAGCTTACTCTAAAAG TGGAGAGAGTGCTTCTGATGGTTCAAGTGAAGGAAGTGATGCGAACTCTCAAAAT GGCTCGGGATCTGGACAAGAAGGGAAGGATG AGAATGGTGATTCTGCTAATGCCCCCCGGAATGGTACACCGGTGAGCCAGACCGTCCCAATCATGCCAATGCCAGCTGCAGGCCCACCGACGAATTTAAACATTGGGATGGAATATTGGGGCGCTCCTACTTCAGCAGCTATCCCTGGAATGCATGGGAAAGCATCTACACCGGTTCCTGGAGTCGCTGCTCCAGTCTCTCGAGATGGTAGCCATTCACAACCCTGGTTACAG GACGATAGAGAAATTAAGCGACAGAAGCGGAAGCAGTCCAATAGGGAGTCTGCTAGAAGATCCAGATTGCGTAAACAG GCGGAATGTGATGAACTGGCACAACGAGCTGAGTTGTTGAATGAAGAAAACGCAAGCCTCAGAGCAGAAATCAACAGGCTCAAAAGCCAGTGCGATGAGCTCACCTCTGAGAATACCTCTCTCAAG GATCAGCTTTTATCATTCCCTTCACTTGAAGGCATTAACATGGACAAGGACGACCAAGAACCAGAAGCCTATCAAACAGGCGTCACAGAGAGAAAGGTTGATGATACCTACAAAAACTCAACGTGA